One part of the Alligator mississippiensis isolate rAllMis1 chromosome 3, rAllMis1, whole genome shotgun sequence genome encodes these proteins:
- the LOC132249425 gene encoding endogenous retroviral envelope protein HEMO-like has translation MAPISLYITLGYLSITQGGWEKNLYLQISHAVAQAGNKSDCWICSHSPAHLHQGIPMIGVPISLQQWGTINGGFVRHYSLAAHRSAPKEWRAAPANWIISPRVEVPFCYRSNNTGAYNKATPVGHYPHCLTTLDYSPSSTSGILLGNVPSLNCTGFMVYNFSKEPHVALIANRSEFYIHSNFTSCNISWSSRIAAERGPSYTMHINRKCRIGHNSCRDLSTLSAPGLYWLCGNRAHKILPWNWVGACTLGRVIPGFEMHSAIYLEQVKNFNHHMKRAVNPLATRNTGFHRFVRTFIPWLGVRELELAIINISATMEAMGNATADAIQALQKEISQISQVTIQHRIALDYLLVSQGVVCALVNSTCCVYVNQDMRIETDIRKIRNQLRVLHQVASENTDWGLEEMWSWLTSWLPDFGALGKKILYGILFVLIVLIMFYVLMQLILCCVKASRGSFSKARKPTAESSIMVLQKCEQIERKHERLHDEIEGLMRMEI, from the coding sequence atggcaccgatatccttatatatcacacttgggtatctcagtatcacccaaggggggtgggagaaaaatttgtatttgcagatctcccatgcggtggctcaagctggaaataaaagtgactgctggatatgctctcacagcccagcacacctacaccaaggaatcccaatgatcggagtaccaatatccctccagcaatggggaacaataaacggcggcttcgttagacactactcgttagctgcccatcggtccgctcctaaagaatggagggccgcccctgctaactggataatctccccaagagtagaggtgcctttctgttacagatccaacaacaccggagcttataataaagccacacctgtaggacactaccctcattgcctaactactctagattatagccctagtagcaccagtggaatcctgttgggtaacgtaccctctctcaattgtacaggattcatggtctacaacttttctaaggaacctcatgttgctctcattgcaaacagatcagaattttacattcactccaattttacttcttgtaatatatcttggtccagcaggatagcagctgaacgtggaccgtcctatacgatgcatatcaatcgaaagtgccggatagggcacaacagctgtcgagatttgagtaccctttctgccccaggcctttactggctctgcggaaacagggctcataaaatcttgccctggaattgggtgggggcatgcactcttggacgtgttatccctggtttcgaaatgcatagtgcaatatatctggaacaagtaaaaaatttcaaccatcacatgaaaagggcggttaaccccttagctaccagaaacacagggttccatcgatttgtgagaaccttcataccgtggcttggagtaagagaattggaactagccataattaacatttcagccacaatggaagctatgggaaatgccactgcggatgcaattcaggctctgcaaaaagagatctcccagatctcacaagtaactatacaacaccgcatagccctagattacctattggtatcccagggagtagtatgtgccttagtaaactccacctgttgtgtctatgtcaatcaggacatgcgaatcgaaactgacattcgcaaaatccgaaatcagttaagggtcctacatcaagtggcctcagaaaatactgactggggtctagaagaaatgtggtcttggctaacctcctggctcccagatttcggggcccttggcaagaaaatcctgtatggaatattgtttgtcttgatagttctgataatgttctatgtcttaatgcaactgatcctctgctgcgtgaaagccagcaggggaagctttagcaaggcaagaaaacccacagcagagtctagcataatggtgttacaaaagtgtgagcagattgaaagaaaacatgaaaggctgcatgatgaaatagaggggctcatgagaatggaaatttaa